In Haloimpatiens massiliensis, the following are encoded in one genomic region:
- the catA gene encoding type A chloramphenicol O-acetyltransferase has product MKFNLIDENKWNRKPYFNQYMNNVRCTYSITANIDITNLLNKLKDNKIKLYPTLIYMASKVINAHKEFRTCFDENGNLGYWESMSPCFTFFHKDDETFSNIWTDYSDDFAEFYNNYIDDIRKYGNVKGFEAKDQEPKNTFPVSCIPWTSFTGFNLNIYTDGTYLLPIITFGKYFNQEGKILLPISLQVHHAVCDGYHASRFFNELQLLSENYSQWLLNK; this is encoded by the coding sequence ATGAAGTTTAATTTAATAGATGAAAATAAATGGAATAGGAAACCATATTTTAATCAGTATATGAATAATGTTAGATGTACTTATAGCATTACAGCTAATATAGATATTACAAATTTACTTAATAAGTTAAAAGACAATAAAATAAAGCTATATCCTACTTTGATTTATATGGCTTCAAAAGTAATAAATGCACATAAGGAATTTCGTACTTGTTTTGATGAAAATGGTAATCTTGGATATTGGGAAAGCATGAGTCCTTGTTTTACATTCTTCCATAAGGACGATGAAACATTTAGCAATATATGGACCGACTACTCTGATGATTTTGCAGAATTCTACAATAATTATATTGATGATATAAGAAAATACGGGAATGTAAAAGGTTTTGAAGCGAAGGATCAGGAACCTAAAAATACTTTTCCAGTTTCATGTATTCCATGGACTAGTTTTACAGGGTTCAATTTAAATATTTATACAGATGGTACCTATCTTTTACCAATTATTACTTTTGGAAAATACTTTAATCAAGAAGGAAAAATATTGTTACCAATATCATTACAGGTTCATCATGCTGTTTGTGATGGATATCATGCAAGCAGATTTTTTAATGAGTTGCAATTATTATCCGAAAATTATAGTCAGTGGTTATTGAATAAATAG
- a CDS encoding diguanylate cyclase domain-containing protein — MKNKSNIQIITKNDLKNLENIIPLPTIILNDKKVLYINYKLQKMLGYSLDELRKTILNSSIIEEPKKISIKNIINEFKEKNDIIKHELKIITKDNSIIWVDYEITLISYESEIYILANLIDITHKKKMEAHLSKVLRVSSLMIEISHSIIDAYNIDYIYELILKNAIKSINHAKLGSIMIKQGENLKTVSHVGFKDSSINNFKILISESFLYQKTNGKLDRIVKIDNTNDPNIKLYPIETNYEDSKSVRSTITAPIYVDNNFFGVVNVDSTEVNAFDLDDIKIMEFIKTNVEIAISNCLLYQEKIYFSSHDCLTGIYNKSYFYKLLKDIHHKALVSKREFNLVIFDLNNLKHINDTFGHLAGDSIIKNFAKECSTILEEDDILARFGGDEFAGLFFNCSKKHLINKLDKLLNNLQNKHTYFEGNKLKYSFSYGISTFNKDGQHINDLLNTADKRMYIFKNKYKNIHI; from the coding sequence TTGAAAAATAAATCAAATATCCAAATCATAACAAAAAATGACTTAAAAAATCTAGAAAACATAATTCCATTACCCACTATAATACTAAATGATAAAAAAGTTTTATATATAAATTATAAACTTCAAAAAATGCTAGGATATTCTTTGGATGAACTTAGAAAAACTATTTTAAACTCTAGTATAATTGAAGAACCAAAAAAAATATCTATTAAAAATATAATAAATGAATTTAAAGAAAAAAATGACATAATTAAACACGAGCTAAAAATAATAACAAAAGATAATAGCATTATTTGGGTTGATTATGAAATCACTCTAATTAGTTATGAATCTGAAATATATATATTAGCTAATTTAATAGATATTACACATAAAAAGAAAATGGAAGCACATTTATCCAAAGTTTTAAGGGTAAGTTCATTGATGATTGAAATAAGCCACTCCATTATAGATGCTTATAATATAGACTATATATATGAACTAATTTTAAAAAATGCTATAAAATCAATAAATCATGCTAAATTAGGTTCCATTATGATTAAGCAAGGAGAAAATTTAAAAACAGTTTCCCACGTAGGTTTTAAAGATAGTTCTATAAATAATTTTAAAATATTAATAAGTGAATCTTTTCTTTATCAAAAAACCAATGGAAAATTAGATAGAATTGTAAAAATTGATAATACTAATGATCCAAACATTAAATTATATCCTATTGAAACTAATTATGAGGATTCTAAATCGGTAAGATCAACTATTACAGCCCCTATATATGTAGACAATAATTTTTTTGGAGTTGTAAATGTGGATTCAACTGAAGTTAATGCATTTGATTTAGATGATATTAAGATTATGGAATTTATAAAAACTAATGTGGAAATAGCTATATCCAATTGTTTGCTTTATCAGGAAAAAATTTATTTTTCTAGTCATGATTGCTTAACAGGAATTTATAATAAAAGTTATTTTTATAAATTGCTTAAAGATATTCACCATAAAGCGTTAGTAAGTAAACGCGAATTTAATTTGGTAATATTTGATTTAAATAATCTTAAACATATAAATGACACTTTTGGACATTTAGCAGGAGACTCTATAATTAAGAATTTTGCTAAGGAATGTTCAACTATTCTAGAAGAAGACGACATATTGGCTAGATTTGGCGGTGACGAATTTGCAGGCCTTTTCTTCAATTGTAGTAAGAAACATTTAATAAATAAATTAGATAAACTTTTAAATAACCTTCAAAATAAACATACTTATTTTGAAGGTAACAAGTTAAAATATTCTTTTAGTTATGGTATATCCACATTTAATAAAGATGGACAGCACATCAATGATTTGCTAAACACTGCAGACAAAAGGATGTACATTTTTAAAAATAAATACAAAAATATACATATTTAG
- a CDS encoding PTS sugar transporter subunit IIA produces MKNIILVSHGTMAKGVYQAVNMIYGDLKNIKFLCLEENMGIDLFRKNLDKLMDGVKDSDEIIVLADLKGGSPYTSALTLLSEKGLIGKSKIVSGLNLPMILSALFFDDELGDDGVDEIMKSAKEGIIKFEMEESENEDL; encoded by the coding sequence GTGAAAAATATTATTCTTGTAAGTCATGGAACTATGGCTAAAGGTGTATATCAGGCAGTTAATATGATTTATGGAGATCTTAAAAATATTAAATTCTTATGTTTAGAAGAAAATATGGGAATTGATCTGTTTAGAAAAAATTTAGATAAACTTATGGATGGCGTAAAGGATTCTGATGAAATTATTGTACTTGCAGATTTAAAAGGAGGTTCACCTTACACATCAGCGTTAACATTATTATCAGAAAAAGGCTTGATTGGAAAATCAAAAATAGTATCAGGGTTAAATTTACCTATGATTTTATCAGCTTTATTCTTTGATGATGAACTAGGTGATGATGGCGTAGATGAAATTATGAAGTCCGCTAAAGAAGGTATCATAAAATTTGAAATGGAAGAAAGTGAAAATGAAGATTTATAG
- a CDS encoding VanZ family protein codes for MGDFCISNLVVFLILIVIWVIYRIVVVKRKKLNLKREIALNVFWVYFLAVVYFTFLRGGGLFVSLNNSRYMNLIPLKETAIMFKQNVGIKIPLYNVIGNILLFVPLGFFIPMLFKKCNNVKKVLLYGFTASLSIEVLQYFTAMTFSDIDDVIFNTLGTLLGLMCYRIFVSIIRKVKLENFLINLQDRENSNLIKLAIKPLGTMFICCLILTFSIIYLNTYSEKLTNEELSVKAFADSGNSKFVSFKEFDKYKFFLQDEGDYVHLCVMEKVLNNRYKISEQKQGNELNGDNDKSGYGVTILENHNKKELTAVVYGKNNNSDSISINLYGREYKEKLKSKKFFIIVYPHYEKFRENTDIYKIYGDEESQDLKIKFIDKDGNINSDMKHCR; via the coding sequence ATGGGGGATTTTTGTATTTCTAATTTAGTTGTTTTTTTAATACTAATTGTTATTTGGGTAATTTACAGAATAGTAGTAGTAAAAAGAAAAAAATTAAACCTAAAAAGGGAGATTGCTTTAAATGTATTTTGGGTTTATTTCTTGGCAGTTGTATATTTTACGTTTCTTAGGGGTGGTGGTTTGTTCGTATCTTTAAATAATTCGAGATATATGAATTTGATTCCTTTAAAAGAGACAGCTATTATGTTTAAGCAAAATGTTGGAATTAAAATCCCATTATATAATGTTATAGGAAATATATTATTATTTGTACCACTTGGATTTTTTATTCCAATGCTTTTTAAAAAATGTAATAATGTTAAGAAAGTTTTACTTTATGGATTTACTGCATCCTTATCTATAGAAGTTCTTCAATATTTTACAGCTATGACTTTCTCAGATATTGATGATGTGATTTTTAACACTCTAGGGACATTACTGGGATTAATGTGCTACAGAATTTTTGTTAGTATTATAAGGAAAGTAAAACTAGAAAATTTTTTAATAAATTTACAGGATAGAGAAAATAGTAATTTAATAAAATTAGCAATAAAACCTCTTGGAACTATGTTTATATGCTGCTTAATATTAACATTTTCAATAATATATCTAAATACCTATTCAGAAAAATTGACTAATGAAGAGTTATCAGTAAAGGCTTTTGCTGATAGTGGTAACAGTAAATTTGTTTCCTTTAAAGAATTTGATAAATATAAATTTTTCTTGCAAGATGAAGGGGATTATGTTCATTTATGTGTCATGGAAAAAGTTTTAAATAATAGATATAAAATAAGTGAGCAGAAACAGGGTAATGAGCTTAATGGTGATAATGATAAATCTGGTTATGGAGTAACGATTCTTGAAAATCATAATAAAAAAGAATTGACGGCTGTGGTGTATGGAAAAAACAATAATTCAGATAGCATTTCAATAAATTTATATGGCAGAGAGTATAAGGAAAAGTTAAAGTCTAAGAAATTTTTTATAATAGTATATCCACACTATGAAAAATTCCGTGAGAATACAGATATATATAAGATTTATGGAGATGAAGAAAGTCAGGATTTGAAAATAAAATTTATTGATAAGGATGGAAATATCAATAGTGATATGAAGCATTGTAGATAA
- a CDS encoding ABC-F family ATP-binding cassette domain-containing protein, translated as MSLLTLENICKEYRNQNLLKGVSLRIARGERVALVGPNGSGKSTLIKIALGIEKADNGKVIKSKTTRVGYLSQDMIELNDIKEDTALCVQEVIALEEKLKELETAMLELQDTKDKKRYEAILKKYSNTLNKFEAMDGYVIENKIMKILLGLGLKKQVLKLPISKLSGGEKMRVILARILINEPDLIILDEPTNHLDIKTIEWLEGFLKKFNGGVLMVSHDRYFLDEAATRIAELNNGTICERSCSYSKFIEEKQRMREYYRWEQKGLELKVKREKKIIEELKSHRKITAFKSREKRLDAFIEERKMQQENLKYYNHLKKDNRPKIEFKDVDHASHHIAWTINLNKSFGNLTLIKDGNFNIYGGESVGIIGDNGCGKTTLLNILLGKDRDFKGEAAIGSWVKYSYLGQEVNFENEDLSILQEIMSVKEMNEKEARLYLNKFQFYGDEVNKILRVLSGGEKVRLHFAKMILQNPHCLIMDEPTNHLDLEARESIEEALKEYKGTVVAVSHDRYFLNKSINKIIEISDGNISTFYGNYDSYKVEKKKIQEGKQSKKNNIKNLKVKEPKKSNGTKEKNLNKNKEENYKEIENKIIYLEAEIKALEESFNENTEYKVYTKYERMTKEVERLYEMLV; from the coding sequence ATGAGTTTACTCACACTAGAAAATATTTGTAAAGAATACAGAAATCAAAATTTATTAAAAGGGGTATCTTTAAGAATTGCAAGGGGAGAAAGAGTGGCATTAGTGGGACCTAATGGATCGGGGAAAAGTACTTTGATTAAAATAGCTTTAGGTATTGAGAAGGCTGATAATGGAAAAGTAATTAAATCAAAGACAACTAGGGTAGGATATCTATCTCAAGACATGATAGAATTGAATGATATTAAAGAAGATACAGCCCTGTGTGTACAAGAAGTAATAGCTTTAGAAGAAAAACTTAAAGAATTAGAAACAGCTATGCTAGAGTTGCAGGATACTAAGGATAAAAAAAGGTATGAAGCTATTTTGAAAAAATATTCTAATACTTTAAATAAATTTGAAGCTATGGATGGATACGTTATAGAAAATAAAATTATGAAGATACTTTTAGGATTAGGACTAAAGAAACAGGTGTTGAAACTTCCTATAAGCAAACTCAGTGGCGGGGAAAAGATGAGGGTTATTCTTGCTAGAATATTAATTAATGAGCCAGACCTTATTATATTAGATGAGCCTACCAACCACTTAGATATTAAAACCATTGAATGGTTAGAGGGTTTTTTAAAGAAATTTAATGGGGGAGTACTAATGGTATCCCATGACAGATATTTTTTAGATGAGGCTGCCACAAGAATTGCTGAACTTAATAATGGTACTATTTGTGAGAGAAGTTGCAGTTATAGTAAATTTATTGAAGAAAAGCAGCGAATGAGGGAATATTACAGATGGGAACAAAAAGGATTAGAACTTAAAGTAAAAAGGGAAAAAAAGATTATAGAAGAACTTAAATCTCACAGAAAAATTACAGCTTTTAAAAGTAGAGAAAAAAGACTTGATGCTTTTATAGAAGAAAGAAAAATGCAACAAGAAAATTTAAAATATTATAATCATTTAAAGAAGGATAATAGGCCTAAGATAGAATTTAAAGATGTAGATCACGCAAGTCATCATATTGCTTGGACAATAAATTTAAATAAATCCTTTGGAAATTTGACTCTTATAAAAGATGGTAATTTCAATATATATGGAGGAGAGTCAGTGGGAATTATAGGGGACAATGGTTGTGGAAAAACTACTCTTTTAAATATTTTATTAGGGAAAGATAGAGATTTCAAAGGTGAAGCAGCTATAGGTTCTTGGGTTAAGTATAGCTATTTAGGTCAAGAGGTTAATTTTGAAAATGAAGATTTATCAATTTTACAAGAAATTATGAGTGTAAAGGAAATGAATGAAAAAGAAGCTAGACTTTATTTAAATAAATTTCAATTTTATGGAGATGAAGTTAATAAAATTTTGAGGGTTTTAAGTGGAGGAGAGAAAGTTAGACTTCATTTTGCCAAGATGATTCTTCAAAATCCTCATTGCCTTATTATGGATGAACCTACAAATCACTTGGATTTAGAAGCTAGAGAATCTATAGAAGAAGCTCTTAAAGAATACAAAGGAACTGTAGTTGCAGTTTCTCACGACAGATATTTTTTAAATAAATCCATAAATAAGATTATTGAAATTAGCGATGGAAATATATCTACTTTTTATGGAAATTATGATTCATATAAAGTGGAGAAGAAAAAAATTCAAGAAGGAAAGCAGAGTAAAAAGAACAATATTAAAAATTTAAAAGTTAAGGAGCCGAAAAAGTCCAATGGAACTAAGGAAAAAAATCTAAATAAAAACAAAGAAGAAAATTATAAGGAAATAGAAAATAAAATAATTTATTTGGAAGCTGAAATTAAAGCTTTAGAAGAAAGTTTTAATGAAAACACTGAATATAAAGTATACACAAAATATGAAAGAATGACAAAAGAAGTAGAGCGGTTGTACGAAATGTTAGTATAA
- a CDS encoding zinc ribbon domain-containing protein codes for MENMKFCQSCGMPMGENQQLYGTNKDGSENTDYCVYCFKDGEFTANVSMEEMIEFCVPHMVAGNEGMTEEIARQKMKEFFPMLRRWQTK; via the coding sequence ATGGAGAATATGAAATTTTGTCAGAGTTGTGGAATGCCTATGGGAGAAAATCAGCAGCTATATGGGACAAATAAGGATGGAAGTGAAAATACTGATTACTGTGTGTACTGTTTTAAGGACGGAGAATTTACAGCCAATGTAAGCATGGAAGAAATGATTGAGTTTTGCGTTCCTCATATGGTAGCTGGTAATGAGGGAATGACAGAAGAAATTGCAAGACAAAAGATGAAAGAATTCTTCCCAATGCTAAGGCGCTGGCAAACTAAATAA
- a CDS encoding helix-turn-helix transcriptional regulator — MQINRLFEIVYILLNREKVTAKELSEKFEVSQRTIYRDIESLCQSGIPIYTDRGKGGGISLLDNFILNKSVLSSQEQKEILCALQGLNAVNYPDIHNVLSKLSALFGTNNPNWVEVDFSDWSHVQKDRFILIKTSVVNKKVICFDYYSSYGEKTYRIVEPLQLWFKDKTWYLKAFCRSKQSMRIFKLTRMKNLKTTDELFERTLPKENPSILNNIPIPNVVTLKLKIDASQAYRVYDEFDESEIYKNEDGSFVVKVSYPEDEWVYGYILSFGYFVEVLEPGYIRKIIKNRLEKTLKLYS, encoded by the coding sequence ATGCAGATTAATAGATTATTTGAAATCGTATATATACTTTTGAATAGAGAAAAGGTGACAGCTAAAGAATTGTCAGAGAAATTTGAAGTATCGCAGAGGACAATCTACCGAGATATAGAAAGTTTGTGTCAATCGGGTATTCCAATTTATACCGATAGAGGTAAAGGTGGGGGAATCAGTTTACTTGATAATTTTATCTTAAATAAATCGGTACTTTCATCACAAGAACAAAAAGAAATTTTGTGTGCTTTACAGGGGTTAAATGCTGTAAATTATCCTGATATTCATAATGTACTTTCAAAATTAAGTGCATTATTTGGTACCAATAATCCTAATTGGGTAGAAGTTGATTTTTCAGATTGGAGCCATGTACAAAAGGATAGGTTTATTTTAATTAAAACGTCTGTTGTAAATAAAAAAGTAATTTGCTTTGATTATTACAGCAGTTATGGAGAAAAAACTTATAGGATTGTGGAGCCGCTTCAATTGTGGTTTAAGGATAAGACATGGTATTTAAAAGCATTCTGTCGTTCAAAGCAAAGTATGAGAATATTTAAGTTAACACGTATGAAAAATTTGAAGACAACTGATGAGTTATTTGAAAGAACTCTACCTAAGGAAAATCCATCTATTCTAAATAATATACCTATTCCAAATGTAGTCACATTAAAATTGAAGATAGATGCTTCACAGGCTTATCGTGTCTATGATGAGTTTGATGAAAGTGAAATTTATAAAAATGAAGATGGCAGCTTTGTAGTTAAAGTTTCTTATCCAGAGGATGAATGGGTATATGGGTATATTCTTTCCTTTGGATATTTTGTGGAGGTTTTGGAACCTGGTTACATACGGAAAATTATAAAAAATAGATTAGAGAAAACTTTAAAATTATATTCTTAA
- a CDS encoding pyruvate kinase alpha/beta domain-containing protein has product MYFNEKGKANTEKCVELAIKEARNRHIKHIVVATNSGYTGKLFKEAKDLNIVCVTHSYGSKKPGENIILGETVEKLKSLGIKVLTTTHVLSGAERGISKKFGGVSPVEIMAHTLRMFGQGTKVCVEVSVMALDAGFIPYGEEIIAVGGSAEGADTAVVISPAHANNILDTKINEIICKPKNF; this is encoded by the coding sequence ATGTATTTCAATGAAAAAGGAAAAGCAAATACTGAAAAATGTGTAGAACTTGCAATTAAGGAAGCAAGAAATAGACATATAAAGCATATTGTTGTAGCTACTAATAGTGGATATACGGGCAAGCTATTTAAGGAAGCTAAAGATTTAAACATTGTTTGTGTTACTCATTCTTATGGTTCTAAAAAGCCTGGGGAAAATATTATACTTGGTGAAACAGTAGAAAAGCTTAAGAGTTTAGGGATTAAGGTGCTAACAACTACTCATGTGCTAAGTGGTGCAGAAAGAGGCATAAGTAAAAAATTTGGTGGAGTAAGTCCTGTGGAGATTATGGCTCATACTTTAAGAATGTTTGGACAAGGAACCAAAGTTTGTGTAGAAGTAAGTGTTATGGCTTTAGATGCGGGATTTATACCTTACGGAGAGGAAATAATTGCGGTTGGAGGAAGTGCAGAGGGCGCTGATACTGCTGTGGTTATAAGTCCAGCTCATGCAAATAACATATTGGATACTAAGATAAATGAGATAATATGTAAACCTAAAAATTTCTAG
- the htpG gene encoding molecular chaperone HtpG, protein MSTKQFKAESKRLLDLMINSIYTNKEIFLRELISNASDAIDKRYYRSLTDKNISFNKDDFYIRISADKENRILTITDTGIGMTSEELENNLGTIAKSGSFAFKNEMEAKEGVDIIGQFGVGFYSAFMVSDSITVKSRSLDCNEAYKWESKGVEGYEIEKCDKDEVGTEIVLKIKENTEDEKYDEFLEEYNIQSLVKKYSDFIKYPIKMMVKKSKLKEGSENEYEDYFEDDTLNSMIPIWRKSKNEVTNEDYERFYMDKHFGYEKPLKSIISTVEGAVTYTTLLFIPARAPYDFYTKDFEKGLELYSNGVLIMEKCADLLPDYFSFVQGLVDSADLSLNISRELLQHDRQLKLIAKKIKDKIKSELLLMLKNDREKYIEFYNSFGKQLKFGVYSEFGANKDVLQDLLMFYSSTEKKLVTLDEYISRMKEDQKYIYYAPGENIDKIDKLPQTEAVKDKGYEILYFSDEVDEFAIKMLMKYKEKEFISVYSKDLGIESDEKEEQKETDENKELFKFMQEVLEGKVKEVKASKRLKSHPVCLTNAGDISIEMEKVLNMMPDNQNIKADKILEINTNHEMFIAIKNAFKEDKDKLKMISNLLYNQALLIEGISIEDPVQFANDVCKLIK, encoded by the coding sequence ATGTCTACAAAACAATTTAAAGCAGAGTCAAAGAGATTACTTGACTTAATGATTAACTCAATTTACACAAATAAAGAAATATTCTTAAGGGAACTTATATCAAATGCTAGTGATGCAATAGATAAGAGATATTATCGCTCACTTACTGATAAAAATATAAGTTTTAATAAGGATGATTTTTACATAAGAATTTCTGCGGACAAAGAAAATAGAATTCTTACAATTACTGATACTGGTATAGGAATGACATCAGAAGAACTTGAGAATAATCTTGGAACTATTGCAAAAAGTGGATCTTTTGCTTTTAAAAATGAAATGGAAGCAAAAGAAGGAGTGGATATTATAGGTCAGTTTGGAGTTGGATTTTATTCTGCATTTATGGTATCCGATTCAATCACTGTAAAAAGCCGCTCCCTTGATTGTAATGAGGCATATAAATGGGAATCAAAGGGTGTAGAAGGTTACGAAATTGAAAAGTGTGATAAAGATGAAGTAGGAACTGAAATAGTATTAAAAATAAAAGAAAATACAGAAGATGAAAAATACGATGAGTTTTTAGAGGAGTATAATATACAATCTTTAGTTAAAAAATATTCCGATTTTATAAAATATCCAATTAAAATGATGGTGAAGAAGAGCAAGTTAAAAGAAGGCAGCGAAAATGAATATGAAGATTATTTTGAAGATGATACTTTAAATAGTATGATTCCAATTTGGAGAAAAAGTAAAAATGAAGTAACCAATGAAGATTACGAAAGATTCTATATGGATAAGCACTTTGGATATGAAAAACCTCTAAAATCAATTATTTCAACTGTTGAGGGTGCAGTAACTTATACAACTTTATTATTTATACCAGCTAGAGCACCTTATGATTTTTATACAAAGGATTTTGAAAAAGGCTTAGAGCTTTACTCCAACGGTGTATTAATAATGGAAAAATGTGCAGACTTATTGCCAGATTACTTTAGCTTTGTTCAAGGACTAGTTGATTCAGCGGATCTTTCTCTTAATATTTCAAGGGAACTTTTACAGCATGATAGACAGCTTAAACTTATTGCAAAAAAAATAAAGGATAAAATAAAGAGTGAACTTTTATTAATGCTTAAAAATGATCGTGAAAAATATATTGAGTTCTACAATAGCTTTGGAAAACAATTGAAATTTGGTGTATATTCTGAGTTTGGAGCTAATAAAGATGTACTTCAGGATTTACTTATGTTCTATTCATCTACCGAGAAAAAACTTGTTACCCTTGATGAATACATTTCTCGTATGAAAGAAGATCAAAAATATATATACTATGCACCGGGAGAAAATATAGATAAGATAGATAAATTACCTCAAACTGAAGCTGTAAAAGACAAGGGCTATGAAATATTGTATTTCTCTGATGAGGTAGACGAATTTGCCATTAAGATGCTTATGAAATATAAAGAGAAGGAATTTATATCTGTTTATAGTAAGGATTTAGGTATTGAGTCTGATGAAAAGGAAGAGCAAAAGGAAACAGACGAAAATAAAGAATTATTTAAATTTATGCAGGAAGTTTTAGAGGGTAAAGTAAAAGAAGTTAAAGCATCAAAAAGATTAAAGAGCCATCCAGTTTGCCTTACTAATGCTGGAGATATTTCAATTGAAATGGAAAAAGTTCTTAATATGATGCCAGACAATCAGAATATAAAGGCTGATAAAATATTAGAAATCAATACAAATCATGAAATGTTCATTGCTATTAAAAATGCATTCAAAGAAGATAAAGATAAATTAAAAATGATTTCAAATTTATTATATAACCAAGCCTTATTGATTGAAGGAATTTCCATAGAAGATCCTGTACAATTTGCTAATGATGTATGTAAATTGATTAAATAG